One segment of Radiobacillus kanasensis DNA contains the following:
- a CDS encoding arsenate reductase family protein has translation MSYTFYWYPKCGTCVKAKKWLEEHDKDYKEVHIVENPPSAAELKDLIEKSGLPIKKFFNTSGRKYKELGLKDKLPEASEQEMIDLLASDGMLIKRPILTDGKKVTVGFKSDQYEQTWT, from the coding sequence ATGAGCTATACGTTTTATTGGTATCCTAAATGTGGGACTTGTGTAAAAGCAAAAAAATGGTTAGAAGAACATGACAAGGACTATAAAGAAGTACATATCGTGGAAAACCCACCTTCTGCTGCAGAACTAAAAGATCTCATCGAGAAGAGTGGTTTACCTATAAAAAAATTCTTTAATACAAGTGGAAGAAAATATAAAGAACTTGGATTGAAGGACAAACTACCAGAAGCGTCTGAACAAGAGATGATAGATTTGTTAGCATCCGATGGCATGCTCATTAAGCGACCAATTCTAACAGATGGTAAAAAAGTAACAGTAGGATTTAAATCAGACCAGTATGAACAAACATGGACATAA
- a CDS encoding IS110 family RNA-guided transposase — protein MDVIIENACGMDVHKDTITACAITTEGKEIETFSTKTIYLIELVDWVKKHKCTHVAMESTSVYWKPIVNLLEAEDIEYLVVNAQHIKAVPGRKTDVKDAEWIAKLLRHGLLKASFIPDRNQRELRELVRYRRSIIEERARQYNRIQKVLEGANIKLGSVVSDIMGVSARDMLRSISEGNDDLEELTTFARGVMKKKKDELKLALQGYVQEHQRFMIKTILDHIDFLTDQIDKLDKEIAKRMEDSQEDIDRLDSIPGIGRKMAEQMLAELGTNIKEQFPTAPQMCSWAGLVPGNNQSAGKRKSSKTLNGNKYLKSALIEAAHSVRGSKNYLGALYRRTASRKGKKRAGIVVAHAILRISYYLLTRKEMYVDLGEDYFDKQRQQSVVKHSLRRLESLGYTVTIVEPKVS, from the coding sequence ATGGATGTAATCATTGAGAATGCTTGTGGTATGGATGTCCACAAGGATACCATTACCGCTTGTGCCATTACAACAGAAGGAAAGGAGATTGAAACTTTTTCAACTAAAACCATATATCTAATTGAGTTGGTGGACTGGGTGAAGAAACATAAGTGTACCCATGTGGCAATGGAAAGTACAAGTGTCTACTGGAAACCCATTGTCAATCTACTAGAAGCAGAAGATATTGAATATCTAGTTGTGAATGCTCAACACATTAAGGCTGTCCCCGGGCGTAAAACGGATGTGAAAGATGCCGAATGGATAGCCAAATTACTTCGTCACGGTTTACTTAAAGCTAGTTTTATTCCTGATCGAAACCAGCGAGAATTACGTGAACTTGTTCGTTATCGTCGAAGTATTATTGAAGAGCGTGCCAGACAATATAATCGGATTCAAAAAGTGTTAGAAGGAGCTAATATCAAACTTGGTTCTGTTGTTTCTGACATTATGGGAGTTTCTGCTCGTGATATGCTTCGATCCATATCCGAAGGAAATGATGATCTCGAAGAGTTAACAACCTTTGCGAGAGGAGTAATGAAGAAGAAAAAGGATGAATTGAAACTCGCACTTCAAGGGTATGTTCAAGAACACCAACGGTTCATGATAAAAACGATTCTAGATCATATCGATTTCCTGACGGATCAAATCGATAAACTAGATAAAGAGATAGCGAAAAGGATGGAAGACTCTCAAGAAGATATAGACCGTTTAGATTCCATTCCTGGTATTGGGAGAAAAATGGCGGAACAAATGCTTGCAGAGCTTGGTACAAATATAAAGGAGCAATTTCCTACTGCACCTCAAATGTGTTCATGGGCTGGATTAGTTCCTGGAAATAACCAAAGTGCTGGAAAACGTAAATCATCTAAAACGTTGAATGGAAACAAGTATCTTAAATCAGCACTGATTGAAGCAGCTCATTCTGTTCGAGGATCCAAAAACTACCTTGGTGCACTTTACCGGCGAACAGCTTCACGTAAAGGTAAAAAGCGTGCAGGAATCGTTGTAGCTCATGCGATATTACGAATCTCCTATTATCTCTTAACACGAAAAGAAATGTATGTAGATTTAGGAGAAGATTACTTCGACAAACAAAGACAACAATCCGTTGTTAAGCATTCACTACGAAGATTAGAGAGTTTAGGTTACACAGTGACAATTGTGGAACCAAAAGTGTCTTAA
- a CDS encoding proline dehydrogenase family protein yields the protein MEQLLRNFFLFLSKNKFFTKLAKKYGLRFGAAKFVAGVTVDDAARTIADLNKKGMPVTVDHLGEFIDSEQEARQSADDCIRMIEKIAELKLDSQVSLKMTSMGLDISEELVMENMRKILDAGKKHDVFVTIDMEDYERCQQTLDIFKRLKDEYDGIGTVLQSYLYRTVEDIEELNKWSPNLRLVKGAYKESPKVAFPDKKDVDDNYKKIIKMHLLNGNYTAIATHDDTMIEYTKELEKQYNISRDQFEFQMLFGIRNERQEELVKEGYKMRVYVPYGDDWYGYFMRRLAERPANVAFVLKGVLKK from the coding sequence ATGGAACAATTGCTTCGGAACTTTTTTTTATTTTTATCCAAAAACAAATTTTTTACTAAATTAGCTAAGAAGTACGGTCTCCGTTTTGGTGCTGCAAAATTTGTGGCAGGCGTGACGGTCGATGACGCGGCTCGAACCATTGCAGACTTGAATAAAAAAGGAATGCCTGTCACAGTTGACCATTTGGGAGAGTTCATCGACAGTGAACAAGAAGCCAGACAATCCGCCGATGATTGTATTCGAATGATTGAAAAGATTGCCGAGTTAAAACTGGATTCTCAGGTTTCTTTAAAAATGACATCTATGGGACTTGATATCTCAGAAGAGTTAGTCATGGAGAACATGAGAAAAATATTGGATGCTGGTAAAAAGCATGATGTGTTTGTAACGATTGACATGGAAGACTATGAGCGTTGCCAACAAACGCTTGATATATTTAAACGATTAAAGGATGAATACGACGGAATTGGTACCGTTCTGCAATCCTACTTATATAGAACGGTGGAAGATATCGAAGAATTAAATAAATGGAGTCCAAATTTACGATTGGTTAAAGGTGCTTACAAGGAATCTCCGAAAGTTGCATTCCCAGATAAAAAAGATGTTGATGATAATTATAAAAAGATTATTAAAATGCACTTATTAAATGGAAATTATACAGCAATTGCAACACATGATGATACGATGATTGAATATACAAAAGAGCTAGAGAAGCAATATAACATAAGCCGTGACCAATTTGAATTCCAAATGCTTTTCGGTATTCGTAACGAAAGACAAGAGGAGCTTGTAAAAGAAGGCTATAAAATGCGTGTTTATGTTCCTTATGGGGACGATTGGTATGGCTACTTCATGAGAAGATTAGCCGAGCGACCTGCGAACGTAGCGTTTGTCTTAAAAGGAGTTCTTAAAAAGTAA
- the copZ gene encoding copper chaperone CopZ, whose amino-acid sequence MSLTLQVTGMSCGHCEQAVKEAINSLNGIQSVKVNLSSGQVDVDYDENQVTPSKMKEAIEDQGYDVA is encoded by the coding sequence ATGTCATTAACACTACAAGTGACTGGAATGTCATGTGGACATTGTGAACAAGCTGTTAAGGAAGCCATTAACAGTTTGAATGGAATTCAGTCTGTTAAAGTGAACCTTTCGTCTGGTCAAGTGGACGTAGATTATGACGAAAATCAAGTTACTCCTTCAAAAATGAAAGAGGCAATTGAAGATCAAGGTTACGATGTCGCTTAA
- a CDS encoding metal-sensing transcriptional repressor, giving the protein MEHSEHIEFSDKKPIKPRTEDEKQQVVNRLKRIEGQVRGIQKMVEDDRYCVDILVQISAIQAAMKKVGHSLMERHMKHCVSHAVHSGNGDDAIEELMKVVQQFSK; this is encoded by the coding sequence ATGGAGCACAGTGAACATATCGAGTTTTCAGACAAGAAGCCGATTAAACCGCGAACAGAAGATGAAAAGCAACAGGTGGTTAATCGTCTAAAACGAATTGAAGGACAAGTCCGAGGTATTCAGAAAATGGTAGAGGATGATCGGTACTGTGTCGATATCCTTGTCCAAATTTCAGCTATTCAGGCGGCCATGAAAAAAGTAGGTCACTCCTTAATGGAAAGACATATGAAGCATTGTGTATCTCATGCAGTCCACTCCGGAAACGGCGACGACGCTATCGAAGAACTAATGAAAGTAGTTCAGCAATTCTCTAAATAA
- a CDS encoding metal ABC transporter solute-binding protein, Zn/Mn family yields MRKIAALLCLSVLIVSACSTPGTREQTDATVQIYTTVYPLQYFTERLGGEYVDVSTIYPPGADAHTYEPTTKKMTEIAEADAFFYFGEVLEPFADTVAQALTDEHVQLVEFASHEELFEHENEHQEVKHEEGHNGHAHGDHDPHIWLDPLRSMELASILKDELITLMPKHQQKIKENFASLKEELLQLDEQLVETLQSKKQKTILVAHAGYGYWEERYGIEQLAVNGVNNSSGPSQIDLVHIMEEAREHQLSYMVFEQNISDSISSKIQKEMGVKATHIHNLSVLTEEDIKEDQDYFTLMRQNLEVLDLVTD; encoded by the coding sequence GTGAGAAAGATTGCTGCACTTCTATGTCTATCTGTCCTAATTGTATCTGCTTGTTCTACCCCTGGCACTAGAGAGCAAACAGATGCTACTGTTCAAATATATACTACCGTTTATCCCCTTCAGTATTTTACCGAACGACTGGGAGGCGAGTATGTCGATGTTTCAACCATTTATCCACCCGGTGCGGATGCTCACACCTATGAACCTACGACAAAGAAAATGACTGAAATTGCAGAAGCAGATGCGTTTTTTTACTTCGGTGAGGTTTTGGAACCTTTCGCTGATACAGTCGCCCAGGCGTTAACCGATGAACATGTCCAACTAGTAGAATTTGCTTCACATGAGGAACTGTTTGAACATGAAAATGAACATCAAGAAGTGAAGCATGAAGAAGGACACAACGGCCATGCTCACGGAGACCATGATCCACATATATGGCTAGATCCCCTTCGCTCTATGGAGCTAGCATCTATTTTAAAGGATGAATTAATTACTTTAATGCCTAAGCATCAACAAAAAATCAAAGAAAACTTTGCCTCTTTGAAAGAGGAGCTTCTCCAATTAGATGAACAACTTGTAGAAACCTTACAATCGAAAAAACAGAAAACGATTCTCGTTGCACACGCTGGTTACGGCTATTGGGAAGAACGTTATGGAATCGAACAGCTTGCCGTAAATGGAGTAAATAACAGTTCAGGGCCTTCTCAAATAGATTTGGTTCATATTATGGAAGAAGCACGAGAACATCAATTATCTTACATGGTATTTGAACAAAACATTTCGGATTCTATTTCATCAAAGATCCAGAAAGAAATGGGAGTGAAAGCCACTCACATCCATAACCTATCTGTTTTAACAGAAGAAGATATCAAGGAAGATCAGGATTATTTTACCTTAATGCGTCAAAACTTAGAAGTACTAGATTTAGTGACCGACTAG
- a CDS encoding metal ABC transporter ATP-binding protein: MAEPIVKLENVHFQYESKTVLEDVNFVIPRGAFMGLIGPNGGGKTTLIKLILGLLKPQQGSVELFQTPIRKFKEKNKIGFVSQKANSFNRGFPATVREVVSMGLTSKIGYFKFLTKEHHELIEKAVAQVDMSDYLHENIGDLSGGQQQRVFIARALVNNPELLILDEPTVGVDQEHVQHFYHMLHTLNQDHQITLLLVTHDTGTMTDYVTDLVCLNKRLHFHGNVSEYANLSNKDLSEMYGHSLHIVDHNHS, from the coding sequence ATGGCGGAGCCTATTGTAAAGCTAGAAAATGTCCACTTTCAATATGAAAGTAAAACAGTTTTAGAAGATGTGAACTTTGTAATTCCTAGAGGTGCCTTCATGGGACTAATCGGGCCAAATGGTGGTGGAAAAACAACCCTTATTAAGCTCATTCTTGGGCTTTTAAAACCACAACAAGGGTCTGTCGAATTGTTTCAAACACCGATTCGTAAATTCAAGGAAAAAAATAAAATAGGATTTGTATCTCAAAAAGCAAATAGTTTTAATAGAGGATTTCCTGCTACTGTTAGGGAGGTTGTGTCCATGGGACTTACCTCTAAAATAGGATATTTCAAATTTTTAACGAAAGAGCACCATGAGCTTATAGAAAAAGCCGTAGCACAGGTTGATATGAGTGATTACTTACATGAAAATATTGGAGATCTTTCAGGTGGGCAACAACAAAGGGTTTTTATTGCTCGAGCGCTCGTAAATAACCCAGAGCTCCTCATATTAGATGAACCAACCGTTGGAGTGGACCAGGAGCATGTACAGCACTTTTATCACATGCTTCACACGTTAAACCAAGATCATCAGATTACCCTATTGCTCGTAACGCATGATACAGGAACGATGACTGATTATGTGACAGATTTGGTTTGCTTAAACAAACGACTACACTTTCACGGGAATGTTTCAGAGTATGCCAATCTTTCCAACAAGGATTTATCAGAGATGTATGGCCATTCTTTACACATCGTGGACCATAACCATTCATAA